Genomic segment of Eleutherodactylus coqui strain aEleCoq1 chromosome 1, aEleCoq1.hap1, whole genome shotgun sequence:
gtgtcttattttccggCCACTGCAGGTTTCGATTCTCCAGAACTTTCCTGTATGGTttgaatggcggccgtgctttCTTCCATTCCAGTTCTTCCCAATCTATGGTGTTGAAGAAAGGGTGACCTCTGATGTTCTTatagacacccagcctcttctcaggATTCTTTCgcagcagtctctccagaagatgcttcacatcagcatcaagccaagatgGAAATTTGGGCTGCTTTCTGGTGACGGATTTGATGAGCTTTCTTCTGATGGGGCCgtggtagaaaggggactgtcctgccgccatccaggatacaacaatccccaggctccaccagtcgactgctgcgtcgtACTCCTCTTCAAGAAGCACCTCTGGAGCCATATATTGAAATGTGCCCGTCATTCCGTTGATCTTATTAGACGAGGTgacgccgtcttgggccagccccaagtCAATCAGGCGGATatgtccagatctgtccagcatgatgttctcTGGCTTTATATCTCTGCAATAAAGAAAAGATGCAAATCAGTTCAGTGATGCAGGAGACTTAGGGATGGACCGCAGCAAAACCAGTCCTAATtccggactctgggaaagctgcgTCCATTATCTCCACCTGTGCAAGGAAGCAGAGAAATGTGGGAAAGTTGTGCTTACCGGTGGACGATGCTgcgtcggtgcaggaactggaggacgcatacaatctccgctgtgtagaatctgacggagagaagagtgtagtatcaatgacatgatatCAGTTCcatgacatcatgtcaccatcaaagtgtctGTCAGCACTAGAAGAGAGGAGGCGCTGTTTGTCGCAGCCTGTACGCCCTCCATTCTTCTATGTCTGAcctgtcatgtcaccctcagaGTTTCCCTCccgtctcctgattagtcatttactcacctcacattgcTGATGTCCAAGCAGCCGCACATCTTGATCATTGCCCCCAGGCTTCCgccggacagatactccgtgatgaagtagaCTCGGctggcagactgctgtgcggcatacagttggcatatgaaggggcagtcttgggccttcaggagtatccgtctctctctcattaagatgtgttCTTCGCTTCTTTCCTTGTTGataaccttgatggccatgaaggtgtttctttcggggaatgatgccaggaccacctgagGAGAGCAAGTAGGAAAAgatcactgacagcggccagaggggaAATCATATCCATGTAATACATGGGGGATTTATCAGTAGGGGCTTCTGGCTATTCCTCGCctcaaggctaggttcacacagcaAATGTGCGTCAAAACCTGAATGTACGTTTTTTTGACTATCCAAACTCTGCGCTAGTGCATGCAGGTATAAAAAAtgtgggaagataggtgctgcacCATTTTTCTCACATTTAGTATTAATGTAAAAGGTTCCTCCATCGGGATCATTTTAATTTCCACACAActgcaagttttctaaaacttgAGCAGTTtgtgatgaactatgggcaccgctgccatcccagacatgaagtgccatccctgccccacaatggaaactaaaccattgatatTGATGGTTTTGTTTCCTCCCGTTATGCAtctgtgattttcatggccacataacaggactaaaacacgcccatttttttgatcttttttatCTATATGTAGCAGATGGGTGAAAAATTCTGAAAACTTTTCCTCTCCGTAATACCGTTTTAAGATATCATCTGATACTGTAGTTGCTGCTCATCATTACAGGTGACTgatttactgtaaaaaaaagggCCAGGTAGCCGCAGCATCAGCTGGTGTCTTAAACTGTTGGCTGGTGCCTCCCCTTCTCAGTCCTGACTGCGCCCAGGACACATGCCCACCTGCCCCCTCTAGCTACAGTATGCCATTGTTTATTGTGTGGGGGCAACAAGGAGGGCTAATTACTGTGCGGAAACCATAAAGGGGGCTAGTTACTGTGTAAGAGCTCCATTACTGTGTAAAAGACAatatgaagtctatgggaggttcaAAAGGTGCAAGGGGAAGGGtatgacactgcgcaaaatgcataGCTACCTACAATAACTTTCCCCATACAAATGTAATAATAAAATAGACTGTTCACCTAATGGTACCGTATGCTgttcaaataataccgccacaatGTTCCCATGTAATACTGCTATACTATGTTAACTAATACCATCATACCATGCAGAAAAGACAGCGCTATCCATTGCTCAAATAACGCCACAATACATCCTTCAAATAATACTATTATACCACGCAAAGACTATCATCATACTGGATATTGTTGAAATAATATCCCAAGCAAACAGCATTGGCATTCTATAACCCaataaggctgatttcacatcaTATTTGGGAGATCCACtttcaaatccttttttttttttttttttttaagtccagcGAGAACGGTCAAGGAAGATGGGAAATGTAGATCTCACAAAAATGATATTAAATTGGCCAAAAACCACCATAAAGAGCCAAAATAATGGACATATGAATATATACTACTATGTACACTGTCTGATTTATACTGTCATACCAGCCTAAAGACAGCATATAGCATTGGCACAATATGCTAATTATACGCTTTAATGAaagatatgtatatatttttgtgtgtttAAACAGGGAGTTGTCCATCTATgagcgactacctgtttactctgaatggatcTGAGTGGCTAGAAGAGATCCCCAGCGCGCTCCACCTACATTTAGTAATCGTTGAgacggctgttgggtgcttaagtgcTCGATAGTCGTCCTGTAAAACTACATTAAtgttatgttcacatgtagtggaattggAGCGGATTTGGATGCGTTTTTTTGGTGTAGATCAACACCAAAATTCATAATGTGTGAATGTATCCTGAGCCTCTCTATGTGGATTAAATGGCTGGTAACTGAAAATAAAACTcaccttgctgaagcttcctctacccaatatctgaagggcggtgaagcAGCTGATGTCAAATCTGTGGTGTGATGGCGcagggtcctggctggtgcccagtcttggctcctcatcctcAGGCCTATCCTCtccgctcttcctcttctttatcTCTGTGAGTCCGCTCACGCTCTCTTCTTCTCGTTTACGTTTTTCGCCATATCCTCTGTGTCCAGTGGACGCCATTTTTCACAATCTGCAGTTTTCTATCCAATCGCTGCCGTTGACAGTTggaaggaaatggcagttggccgagtggagGTCAAAGGTCATTGAAGCCGATGTTGACATCagcttgccagtaccctgctctgccatatacatagtaatgtgggcaccatgagtgatggtctagtgcccagaGAAAATGAGAAATTCATGGCTGGTTCTGCTAGTGCCACATATTAGTAGATggggcagggatggcacttcatgtctgggttggcagcagtgcccatagttcatcacaAACTGCTCAAGTTTTAGGAAACTTGCAGTTGTGTGACAATTAAAATGGTCCCCATGGAGGAACAAACCACAAATTGTACTAATATTAGGAATAATAAAGCCTTGTGTGGGTCATTATCTGCTCCATTCTATAAGTGTTCATTATCCAGATATATGATGTGTATtaccataggttacaatgggcagtgCCCTCGCCAGCACAGATCTGGGTGTACAGggggagatgcttctatggaggttagggtttaaacagatgagcgtgttttagtcccattatacAGCTATGAAAACCATGGCTGCATAACGGaatgaaatgaaaccattaatttcactggtttcattttcactatcaggattcttgcGCGTTAATACTACTTGCGAGAAAGATAAGgccggacctatcttcccactatcTTTTTTCAAACTTATGTGTGTGTGAATAgtccaaagggaaaaaaaacaaacccgtggttcatgcactaatacgctcgcctctacgggcaggcatggaggcatacaggttcattATGGTATCCtacggcatatcagtccacatttgctataactgagcctctggatcgtgcaaactcataggctgttgaagttggtgttccAGATGGTCCCAAACATGTTCTCTATGCTATAAATCTGGCAATCAGGaagaccacagaagtgtgacaatgttatggaggcattcctgtgacacccttgctgtgtgcggctgagcactGTAGGTGCTGACCGGTGGTccgcgctcactagaggctgccaaGGGGTCTGTTCTGGAGTGTCTATTTTGAGGGGGAGCGATGTAGCTACTAACGTCAGCTGTGGATATTTTCCAGATTGGAAAAGCTGCCCaatttgcagtggaattttttgcaacggacactccacagcgtttccaccccatgtgaacgtaCCTTTAGTGATTTACTACAGACTGAGGATGTGCAAGCAGAAGGTTACAGTCATGTCCAATAAGCTTGTGGAATACTCGTCACACATTTTTATATCATGTGCAAATAAAATTACTGCAAATTAAAAACCGTGTGAGACGATGAATCAGAAGAGGCAGTTTGAGTACTTGTAGGGCTGATGCTGGAAGAAGTAGTGGTAGAGATTACACTTGTtggcttaaggcccaatgtctatgGGTTGACTTGATTTgcggaagatctgcaattcaagctgcccatagaaaagcatTGGCGTCCACACCTGAATtagagcatgcggatttgtttggcGGATCTTttgatgcggaaaacaaattgcagcatgttccatttcactGCGTTTaccgcatggacggctttcattgaagtcaatggaagcagtccgattcGCGACCCATCTGCGGGacaaaaatttgtactgcgcgtTTTTAACAGTGAgctgtgtggaccatctgcagtacagatgttcCAGAAGAATACAGGTCCGCGCAGTTGCTGCCTGCAGAtataggtacgcagggtcaccggccgtggGCAGGTTTGGATTACGCTGCAGGCTCCTAcatacggaatccgacccgcccatggacatgaggccttaaggcctcgttcaaacGGGCTACGAAAATCGTACGATTTTGTAGCAATTCGACATCACTTCAAAagtcatgtatgtgaagcccatggtttccaatgggttctttcacatgagatgttttgtagtctggaaaccatgagcttctcatacatgcgttttgtagtgatgttgcattgctacaaaatcgtgcaattttttaACCCATGTAAAACAGGCCTTATGGTGCCAGATAAGTCAAGATTTGAAAAGAAGTAGCAGAAGGGGTGTTCAGGTAAGAAAGACAAGAAGATGGAGGAATTGAGGGGAAAGACTACATAGAGGAATTAAAGGAAGCTCCAGAAGATTAAAGACTAAATTCGATTCCATATGTGGACCATTAGATCTAAGGGATCAGCTCTGAGGTTGTTTAATGAAAAGATGTCTATTACGAAACACAGGACTGGGATTCATGCCCACTGATGATGTTCTGGCAGATAACTCAATCTCAATACAATCCCAATAATCCATCTCATTTACATGACAGTTCGTTGAAAGTGCTTCCGCCTCCACATTCTGCTGCCCAGGTTGTTGTCATCCTGACTCTGGACGTGAATTGGCATGAGATGTACTGGTTGCTGGCGCTGTGTTCTTGATCTTCTTTGCAGGATGGCTGAAGAGGGTGATGGGCCGGGCTGCTCAAAATCCATACTCTGTGACTTACCATCCCTTCTTTCTTCTGATAAAACTCCCCCAACCTTCTTGTGATTGTTGTTGGCTGGCCTGTGGTATGTTGGGACCTGTTCTATAATTTAAAtgatgtataggtttttttttttaaatttaatattttatcatttttggATAGTCACACCTATaatcccccctctactcttcccctCCATACTGTCACCCACCATCTCCCGCTTTACTCCTTCTATCACCTCTGTCACCCACCATCCCCCCCACTACTACCCATCATCCACGATCTCTCCCTCTGTTCCCCCCCTACTCAGTCACCCACTATGCCCTCtactcctcctctctcttcctttTCTACTCCATCATCCACCATTTCCCCTCTACTTCTCTCCCTCGGTACCCCCATCTTATCCCTATCACCTACCAATTTCCCCTATACTCCCTGTCACCCACCATCCCCTCTCTACTCCTCCATTCCTTATTCTTCACGCTTATACCTTTTCTCCCTCTGACCCCCCTCTACTACTTCTCTCCTTCCTATCCCCTAAATTCCCTATCACCCACCATTCCCCTGTATATGTAGAGGCAATTTCATTCTGAGTCAGGACCTCACTGGGAAAACCCGGCCTCATTAGACTCTCAATGTCACACTGTTTCGTGTCGAGCTCGGCAGAACGGAAAAATGACGAATGCACTGTGCAATCCTCCTGCAGTGTCTTATAGCACATAAAACAAGGATTATACACCTCGACTTCCCCAGCACATATGTATTAAAATGCCCCAACTATTGCTGAGCTGGCCTGACAGATAGGACCTCAAGATTCCCGATGCTTCTATGAAGGTGCATTTtataaaatatgctgcagatttctgcagcggaaatttacatgctgcggttttaCAAATTCGGTTGCGGATTGTTTCCGCAACATGTGAATGGTATTCCATAAAATACCATTCACTGTAGGACTTCTGTGCCCGTCCGGGTTCTTCTTTGTCTGTACTGCAGGAGCGTCTGCCGTCATGCTGGCACGCATGGGCAGTAGAGAAAAGGCTGTGCAGTCGCTAGGCGATTAGGCAGATCCCGCGACTCTACTGCAGTGCTCACTGTAAAAGGGCCGCGGGACTGAAAAtcgcatgctgcatttttcctgCCACAAGCGGAAATTTCCGGTCATGCGCAGAAAGCAGCGGCTCTTCATAGAAGACAATTAGCGTTATTAGCTGGGGAATCTGGGGACAGACACTGGCCCCAGATTCTACAAATCAAATCcgaccgtgtgcaggagcccttaatgttaaagtacgctgcagattttctgcagccaattctgctgTGGACATGCCGCACGTTTTGCCCCATGTAAACACACCCAGAGGTTTTCCTGGATTGAATAATAGTATATAATGGGCAGGGAATAGTGGAAAGTAAAAAAAGCCATACGCCTCTCACTTAAATGCTTCTTTCCTCGTCCAGCGTAGCCCCCCCCCTGCCGCTTTAATTCCGGAAAAAGCTgcagctgaagcctgtgattggctgacaagcATACAATTAAATGGTACAAGTGCTGTAGCTTCTACCAGAATGAAAGCAACAGGTATCAGGGTGATTACGCTGGACAAGGGAGGGCATTTAAGAGGTGAGCATGACTTATTTTACACCTCTtcctgaatgccgcgagctaactaaggaggcggcacatgactgggaacaggcacggtaggggttaagcagagcgagcATAAGGGGTGGAGTCAGGA
This window contains:
- the LOC136576280 gene encoding protein kinase C theta type-like isoform X1 encodes the protein MEPARQEEQKTCRNHGRRRSNTGGAPLKNRSQHTTGQPTTITRRLGEFYQKKEGMVVLASFPERNTFMAIKVINKERSEEHILMRERRILLKAQDCPFICQLYAAQQSASRVYFITEYLSGGSLGAMIKMCGCLDISNVRFYTAEIVCVLQFLHRRSIVHRDIKPENIMLDRSGHIRLIDLGLAQDGVTSSNKINGMTGTFQYMAPEVLLEEEYDAAVDWWSLGIVVSWMAAGQSPFYHGPIRRKLIKSVTRKQPKFPSWLDADVKHLLERLLRKNPEKRLGVYKNIRGHPFFNTIDWEELEWKKARPPFKPYRKVLENRNLQWPENKTPLHPIDGFSYTSPSWTRMMRRIRL
- the LOC136576280 gene encoding protein kinase C theta type-like isoform X2, translated to MEPARQEEQKTCRNHGRRRSNTGGAPLKVVLASFPERNTFMAIKVINKERSEEHILMRERRILLKAQDCPFICQLYAAQQSASRVYFITEYLSGGSLGAMIKMCGCLDISNVRFYTAEIVCVLQFLHRRSIVHRDIKPENIMLDRSGHIRLIDLGLAQDGVTSSNKINGMTGTFQYMAPEVLLEEEYDAAVDWWSLGIVVSWMAAGQSPFYHGPIRRKLIKSVTRKQPKFPSWLDADVKHLLERLLRKNPEKRLGVYKNIRGHPFFNTIDWEELEWKKARPPFKPYRKVLENRNLQWPENKTPLHPIDGFSYTSPSWTRMMRRIRL
- the LOC136576280 gene encoding protein kinase C theta type-like isoform X3 codes for the protein MDDGGATRGAPLKVVLASFPERNTFMAIKVINKERSEEHILMRERRILLKAQDCPFICQLYAAQQSASRVYFITEYLSGGSLGAMIKMCGCLDISNVRFYTAEIVCVLQFLHRRSIVHRDIKPENIMLDRSGHIRLIDLGLAQDGVTSSNKINGMTGTFQYMAPEVLLEEEYDAAVDWWSLGIVVSWMAAGQSPFYHGPIRRKLIKSVTRKQPKFPSWLDADVKHLLERLLRKNPEKRLGVYKNIRGHPFFNTIDWEELEWKKARPPFKPYRKVLENRNLQWPENKTPLHPIDGFSYTSPSWTRMMRRIRL